The following are encoded together in the Budorcas taxicolor isolate Tak-1 chromosome 4, Takin1.1, whole genome shotgun sequence genome:
- the RHEB gene encoding GTP-binding protein Rheb, with the protein MPQSKSRKIAILGYRSVGKSSLTIQFVEGQFVDSYDPTIENTFTKLITVNGQEYHLQLVDTAGQDEYSIFPQTYSIDINGYILVYSVTSIKSFEVIKVIHGKLLDMVGKVQIPIMLVGNKKDLHMERVISYEEGKALAESWNAAFLESSAKENQTAVDVFRRIILEAEKIDGAASQGKSSCSVM; encoded by the exons GGAAATCCTCGTTGACGATTCAGTTTGTTGAAGGCCAATTTGTTGACTCCTACGATCCAACCATAGAAAATA CTTTCACAAAATTGATCACAGTAAATGGACAGGAGTATCATCTTcaacttgtggacacagctgggCAG GATGAATATTCCATCTTTCCTCAGACATACTCCATAGATATTAATGGTTATATTCTTGTGTATTCTGTTACATCAATCAAAAG ttttgaagTGATCAAAGTTATCCATGGCAAATTATTGGATATGGTGGGGAAAGTACA AATACCTATTATGTTGGTTGGGAATAAGAAAGACCTACATATGGAAAG ggtGATCAGTTATGAAGAAGGGAAAGCGTTAGCAGAGTCTTGGAACGCAGCGTTTTTGGAATCATCTGCAAAAGAAAATCAG aCTGCTGTTGATGTTTTTAGAAGGATAATTTTGGAGGCAGAAAAAATCGATGGGGCCGCTTCACAAGGAAAGTCTTCCTGCTCGGTGATGTGA